A single window of Phlebotomus papatasi isolate M1 chromosome 4, Ppap_2.1, whole genome shotgun sequence DNA harbors:
- the LOC129808557 gene encoding uncharacterized protein LOC129808557, which translates to MQRVLAWCLRAVAFFKARTGRITRSATHSLPRGSLTTEELQKSETFLIRWEQSEHFQPIITAVQRGTLDRHPKYKFIRRLRPFLDDDGVLRVGGRLENSSEPYDAQHPKILPKGILAEVIARHFHVTLLHAGPQLLLASIRQIYWPMGGRGLTRKVVRMCIPCFRAKPPIQEQLMANLPEHRVTCLRPFQPTGTDFAGPLLLKSGQRKVSARKSYIAVMVCLSTKAIHLELVSSLSTEAYIATLRRFVARRGIPAFMYSDNGTTFVGTDNELKKLLKSTQFNEDVGNFMSSMEIKWCFQPPKAPHHGGLWEAVVKSCKYHLKRVVGLTPLNFEEMSTVLAQIEAILNSRPLVQLSTDAADPTSLTPGHFLTGSALNQLPDPNLQDLSISRLDRWQLCQKLQKDFARRWKQEYLCSLQARTKWSKESVNLKKEDVVLFLDDQLPSTLWPLGIVTDTFPGQDGKIRVITVKTSRGQYRRPITKVVKLPLKEEHEEE; encoded by the coding sequence ATGCAGCGTGTTCTAGCTTGGTGTTTGCGTGCAGTAGCCTTTTTTAAGGCTCGCACAGGAAGAATTACTCGAAGTGCCACACACTCACTACCAAGAGGGTCACTCACCACTGAAGAACTTCAAAAGTCAGAGACCTTTCTCATCAGATGGGAGCAAAGTGAACACTTCCAGCCAATCATCACAGCAGTTCAGAGAGGAACTCTCGATCGCCATCCGAAATACAAATTTATCAGACGTCTTCGTCCGTTCCTCGATGATGATGGAGTTCTACGGGTTGGAGGCCGTCTTGAAAATTCATCAGAACCGTATGATGCTCAACACCCAAAGATTCTGCCAAAAGGAATTCTAGCTGAAGTCATAGCCAGACATTTTCATGTCACCTTACTTCATGCTGGACCGCAGTTGTTGTTGGCATCAATCAGACAGATATACTGGCCTATGGGTGGACGTGGATTAACTCGAAAAGTTGTCAGGATGTGCATTCCGTGCTTCAGAGCGAAACCACCAATACAAGAACAGCTTATGGCCAATTTGCCTGAACACCGGGTCACATGCTTGCGTCCATTCCAACCAACAGGAACAGACTTTGCGGGTCCCTTGCTACTCAAATCAGGGCAGCGTAAGGTTTCCGCTAGAAAGTCCTACATCGCAGTTATGGTGTGCTTGTCAACCAAAGCAATTCATCTCGAATTGGTGAGTTCGTTGTCGACAGAGGCTTATATTGCCACACTCAGACGTTTTGTTGCCAGAAGAGGGATACCAGCGTTCATGTATTCTGACAATGGCACGACATTTGTTGGTACGGACAACGAGCTGAAGAAACTGCTGAAATCCACCCAATTCAACGAAGATGTTGGAAACTTCATGTCATCTATGGAGATAAAATGGTGTTTCCAGCCTCCCAAGGCACCCCATCATGGAGGATTATGGGAGGCGGTAGTGAAATCATGCAAATACCATCTCAAAAGAGTTGTGGGCCTCACACCACTCAATTTTGAAGAAATGAGTACAGTGTTGGCCCAGATCGAGGCTATCTTGAATAGCCGTCCATTGGTTCAGCTTTCCACGGACGCAGCAGATCCCACAAGTCTTACTCCAGGGCATTTTTTGACTGGGTCGGCCTTGAATCAACTTCCAGATCCTAATTTGCAGGATTTGTCAATTAGCCGATTGGACAGGTGGCAATTATGTCAGAAGTTGCAAAAGGATTTTGCCCGGCGTTGGAAGCAGGAGTACTTGTGTTCTCTTCAAGCAAGAACCAAATGGAGTAAGGAGTCTGTGAATCTCAAGAAAGAAGATGTCGTACTCTTTTTAGATGACCAGCTTCCGTCTACACTCTGGCCTCTAGGAATTGTCACAGACACATTTCCAGGACAGGATGGAAAAATCCGTGTCATTACAGTAAAGACCAGTCGAGGACAATACAGGAGACCAATCACCAAGGTAGTTAAGCTACCTCTGAAAGAGGAGCACGAAGAAGAGTAA
- the LOC129808558 gene encoding uncharacterized protein LOC129808558 encodes MVTELIEAVHQETVTWNYNCREYKNRGSRSDGFQAICDKCDNTVKLSSTEFHIEGVGSVNHVARHKVDARLKMGVQGSGNLVSVSCLVVKRIVGNQPSCGIDKGSVPIPDSIVLADPEWHRSQPIDMLIGGEYFWSFLKDKTMVLDNNAPLLKESVFGWLIVGPCTRGIALSVTSNGHCGFAALSRLDATLRKFWEIEERCSPQDSHKEHDEVENLYHMSTTRSEEGRYMVKLPVNEKIGELGNNRSSATQQLLNLERRLERNQDLKFQYSRVFHEYLDLNIIEEVPPSAIDSPSYYLPHHGVVKEHSTSTKLRIVFNASARSQTGLSLNQCLMVGPVVQPSLVEVLWRFRRHK; translated from the exons atggtgaccgaattaattgaggctgtACATCAGGAAACCGTAACTTGGAACTACAACtgccgggaatacaaaaatagaggcagccgatctgatggttttcaggccATTTGCGACAAA tgtgataacaccgttaaGCTCTCTTCCACTGAATTTCACATTGAAGGAGTTGGATCGGTGAATCATGTTGCAAGACACAAGGTAGATGCAAGGCTCAAGATGGGTGTACAGGGCAGTGGAAATTTAGTGTCAGTCTCTTGTTTAGTTGTCAAGCGCATTGTAGGGAATCAACCCAGTTGTGGTATTGACAAAGGTTCCGTTCCAATTCCCGATTCCATTGTGCTAGCTGATCCTGAGTGGCACAGGAGCCAACCCATTGACATGCTCATTGGCGGCGAATACTTTTGGAGTTTTCTAAAGGACAAAACCATGGTTCTTGACAACAATGCTCCCCTTCTCAAGGAAAGTGTATTTGGGTGGTTGATCGTGGGACCGTGTACGAGAGGTATAGCTTTGAGTGTCACATCTAACGGTCATTGTGGTTTTGCCGCGTTATCCAGACTAGATGCAACTCTTCGGAAATTTTGGGAAATCGAAGAAAGATGCAGCCCTCAGGACAGTCACAAAGAACATGATGAGGTGGAAAATTTGTACCATATGTCAACTACTCGATCAGAGGAAGGTCGGTACATGGTGAAACTGCCAGTCAATGAGAAAATTGGAGAGTTGGGGAACAATCGGAGTTCAGCCACACAGCAGTTGTTAAATTTGGAGAGGCGACTGGAGCGCAATCAGGACCTCAAGTTTCAATACTCCAGGGTTTTTCATGAGTACCTTGACTTGAACATCATCGAGGAGGTGCCCCCTAGTGCGATTGACAGTCCATCTTACTACCTTCCACATCATGGGGTAGTTAAGGAGCACTCCACAAGCACAAAACTCCGAATTGTTTTCAACGCCAGCGCGAGATCACAGACTGGACTTAGCCTCAATCAGTGTTTGATGGTTGGGCCAGTCGTGCAGCCCTCACTTGTCGAAGTATTGTGGAGGTTTCGCAGGCACAAATAA
- the LOC129808559 gene encoding uncharacterized protein LOC129808559: MTSIVKLLQEQLGEERQQLKILLNSHREHMSTLLNQPKEERDDEDNTGGNRTGSSTSSGAKLEPLKVPSFSGAYQQLIENLTISDENYEIAWNEVQKEYDDNYKIVDAHIETFLRQTPVTQPTAANLKKICATSSSTLKALEAMKVSNRDPWLIHIINEKLDRETQVLWSREIGANIPTWSDFEALLRKRYCSYSSCKSCQQKHNSLLHEALVNKKDDKNSTKESFSGSSLSCIKDGGLASSQVLLATAQVRILDDENNEHFCRVLLDAGSQVNLVTTQFCQRLRLTVVSH, from the exons ATGACATCCATCGTGAAATTATTGCAAGAACAACTCGGAGAGGAACGCCAACAACTCAAAATACTTCTCAACAGTCATCGAGAGCACATGAGCACTCTTCTAAATCAGCCCAAGGAGGAGAGAGATGACGAAGACAACACTGGAGGCAATAGAACTGGCTCTTCTACGTCATCAGGGGCAAAATTGGAACCTCTTAAGGTGCCCAGTTTCAGTGGAGCTTATCAGCAAT TAATTGAGAATCTCACCATTTCTGATGAGAATTATGAGATTGCTTGGAATGAGGTTCAGAAAGAATATGATGACAACTACAAAATCGTGGATGCCCACATCGAGACGTTCCTCAGGCAAACTCCAGTTACTCAACCAACAGCtgcaaatttgaagaaaatctgTGCGACATCTTCATCCACTCTTAAAGCTTTGGAGGCCATGAAAGTCAGCAATCGAGACCCGTGGCTGATCCATATCATCAATGAGAAGCTGGATCGAGAGACGCAGGTGCTGTGGTCGAGAGAGATTGGAGCAAACATTCCGACGTGGAGCGACTTCGAGGCACTCCTGCGCAAAAGAT ATTGCTCTTACTCTTCGTGCAAATCGTGCCAGCAGAAGCACAATTCACTTCTGCATGAGGCACTTGTCAACAAAAAAGATGACAAAAATTCCACTAAGGAGTCGTTCTCTGGGTCATCATTGAGTTGCATCAAAGATGGAGGGTTAGCATCGTCACAGGTGCTTCTGGCTACAGCTCAGGTCCGAATTCTGGATGATGAGAACAATGAGCATTTTTGCAGGGTCTTGCTTGATGCTGGATCACAAGTCAATCTGGTCACTACCCAATTTTGTCAGCGACTTCGccttaccgtggtatcacactag